The genomic stretch TTATGTTCAATGGTATACAGTTTTGTTTTTGAATGATTTAGTTACCAATTGTAATATTGTTGCCGCTTAGGCCTTGCCCAGTAAGAGTCCACCCTCCACACTGGTAACCCAAGTTATCGGCATGGCTTCCGGCGACAAGGATCTTGCTAGCCTTCTTAGGAAGTGGGAGCAATGGCTCATTGGCAGCCTTGCCATTCTTCAACAGCACAAGTGATTTCCTTACAGCTTCCCTAGCCAATTCGCGGTGTTCCTAccgatgaagaagaagaatattATGATTCGAAACAATTTTTTTCGCGAATCGTGAAATCAAAGATGAGGGGATGGCAACCTTGCTTCCAAGCTGATCAGCAAGACTAGGATCTGAAAAAGGGTTCTCAAAGAGTCCTACAGTGAACTTGACTCTCAGAATTCTTTTCACAGCATCATCAATTCTGCTCACTGGGATCACATTCTTCTCCACCAAGTAGGTCAGGTTACTAATGAAATCTTGGTAATCAAGTGCGATCATCACCTGCAAAACAACATGCATGAATTAGTTGTAAGATCAAGGGGAAATGTTACGATCATTCAAGAGAAAGCAAGACAGAGACCATATCAATGCCTGCTTGGATCCCAGCTTCTACAGAATATGTGTAATTAGCACCTGGTGGCGTGGTTATTTTATCAATACCTTGAAAATCTGAGATCACAAATCCCTGTTTAACAACAATCGTAATGTGTTCAGTCACCAATTCAAACAAGCTATGATTCTTCTTCGCGTTGGAAGCCGAAGTAACAGACCCTGAAACGAAGTGTGTGCTTGAGGAATTCAGTGATCAGATAGCGATTTGCATGCATCTTCACCCCGTTCCAGCTCGAGTAGGAGACCATGACAGTGGAGACGCCCTTGATGATGGCGCTGTCGTAAGGAGGCATGTGGATGCTGAGCAGTCCGTGACGCCTGATGATGGTGTCGTTTTCATTGATCCCGTCGTGTGTGCCACCGTCACCGACGTAGTGCTTTGCACAGGCTGCAACATTCCTCCTGCAGCAGGAAATTCAATCGAAACTGTTGTCAGATATGTCGTCGTCGTCTAGATTCGATGTACCGTGTCTTACTTTCCAGCAACAAAGGGGACTCCTTTGCGAGAATTCGGAGGGATATCTCCTTGCAAGCCAGAGACGATCTCAGTCATTTGCTGAACAAGCTTTGGATCTTCGCTGTAGCTCTCGTAGCAGCGGCCCCATCTTGGATCTCTGCAGACCTGATTAACTGAAACAGTTCAACCTTCTATGCATCTTTTGGATTGGCATTCGATCGGTTACGAGTAGTCTTACCGCAATGCATGGCCCGAAGACATAGGGAATCCCTGTGGCTCTAACTTCCAGAGCAGTAGCAGCGCCGATTCTCTTCACCAGTTCAGGATCCCTGAAAATTTTCAGTaaagttcagtttcagtttcagtttgaTCTTCAGTGACTGGAAGATGGATCGATGGATCGCACCGAGTGGCACCGAGCCCAACATTGTGGGGGAAAAGGGTGGATCCGTAGACATTGTTGTGCCCATGAACAGCGTCGATGCCGTAGATGATCGGGATGCCTAAACGGGTGGAGAGAGCAGCCTTCTGCATGTCGTTCACCATCGCTGCCCATTCCCAGGCAGAAGCGTGGGGCTGTGGCACGCTGTTGCCTCCGGTCAGGACGCTTCCTGAACAAAGTTAGTTAATTAGTCGGATGATGTCGAACGAGTCGCCGTCGGGGGAGGAGAGATCGATAAATACCGATGAAGTTATTCTGGATGACTTCGGGGGTTGCGACTTGCCTGTCGATCTGGGACATCTGGCCGATCTTTTCAGCGAGAGTCATGCGGCGGAGCAAGTCCTTGATTCGAGCGCCCAGTGGCTGCGTTGGATCCCTGTATTTCACATACccttctgctgctgctgctgctgctgctgtcgCCCAGTAGATTGATATCGTTAACAGAAGCAACAGTTTCCGTAGCATCGATTCCATGTTCAATCTACAGACATGATCGAGCATCAGAAACAGAATGCGAAATGCaaaagaagaagacgaagaaaaacaaaaagaatctTTTTAAGATAAAAGAAACCATACTTTTGGCTCAGTAACGAAGAAGGCTCGCGCAGCAGGATTTATAGGGAATTGCCagcaaaattaagaaaaattcttCCTGTAAATGCGCGATGGTAATATGTACCTGGAAATCTGAAGATTATCTTCGAATTAATTTTTgctttatatttttataaaataaaaacaaagttattgaatatgaaacagCGAAGGCCGCGCGTGATTATGAAATGAATCTACTTATTGGGGAATTACGTCGACGTAGAGTCAACCACATCAAGCAAATGTCTAAGACCACCTAACTCATTTCCTTCCAATGCCTATTGATACTGATGGGAATCCAGAGATGTCACTTTCATGCTTCCGGTTCATAATTGAATTCAGTTTTTTTTCCCATCCTCCCTGCAAAATATGATATTTCTACGGTGAGTATGGAAAGCGGTAACGAATGCAACCAAAATCAATTAGATACTGAGCTAGGTTAGAATTAAGGGGTCAATGGGACCATCTCTATCTGATTGAGCCGACCCATCAATCTTCTCGGTGAAAGCTGACTTGCTCGGGTTGACAGTCTTCCTGGCCAAGTTGACCCGCCCGTCAATCTTCCGGGTTGAGCTAAGCCGAGCCGATTTGTTAGTATTCCTAGGTCAGCTAACCTGCCAATCTTCGATTGGTCCTATACCGACCTAGGCGCTTAGCTCCTCGATCGAATATCTAACTTATGCCTGACTGACTCTGTCGTTTGGACGCTCCGGCTCACCTTCATTTCAACCCGATGCTTTTCCCAAGCCCAAATATTCAAAACAACACGTGGACTCCTTATAGGTTGTCAAAATACATGAGTTGTCAGAACATATGAGTATCCAAACACATGAAGTAGTATGTGTATAGTGTGATCCTCACAAGATCTCCACAGTGCAAGATATGTCTTGATATAGCGATGGGACACCCTCCTTACTAAGACATGATATTTTATTCGaagtgcaccatctcctctgACCACTATCGATGTGATATATCACTCATTCGTGTTATAAAAAGTTCCGCCCCGCAAGCTAAGATATGCTGGATACTCACTACATAcactcatattttattattctCCTGTACTATttatcttctctactcttaatatCGGAGATTGATTTGAACGTCGGAACCATTAACGGAAGACTTTTCAGCACTTTCGGATCCCTGTTCTTGACTTTTTTTTATTGAATACCCAGAGATTTAGTCAACTTCGTGTTAGATACCAAACAATCTGTTGCTGGAGATTTTAGggaacttagttgaatttaaaacttacacggaatttaaattcaacttacagtcgaaatgacctgagcggataatctcaggctgccagcaagggcaactccaccaagcactggtggtcacggcgaactaagTGGTACCCGAACGCTATCATGGGCGCTCTGCCGAGCAAGAATTGAGTGATAGAGGAGGAGAATAAGGTGAAGAGCTTCTGCTTGCTTCACTGTGTTATCTACGTAACCTTTTGCCTGTGGTCGCAGCCTCCTTATGCCCCGACCGATGCGCAACAGAGGAAGGGAATTGGTTGTtccgcttgggcaaatttttgtcccgaccggtccgacattcgtgtgcgcaggtcgcgctcgTACCCGAGTCAACTTGGTCCAGTGCAAATCCGGACCCAAGATTTGCACCCctgcgcactcacgcgtgagagagagcttctccccatacatttgttcacatcctcaatatatgtgaatcaatataaatcaataaAAATACCTTGAAACTCctaatgtgagactaaagtccCATCCACAATGGAACTTATTCTCTtctacctcttctccattcacatttaATCAACACTTAGAAGACAGTTTACCTCCCTCTTTCTCTTGGTCATAGCGACCTGGTCCACACACCAATAGCAACCCATCGATAGTACATCCCTCACTATTTTTAAACGGGATCATTTACATTCGATAAATTCTTATCCTTTTCCTTCTAACATAGAGAAGAAAAACATGGAGAAATACATAAAGATGTTGATGGGTCTCCTTCCATGCATCCATTAGCTTGTCCTCTCCTCCTCCCCTCCCACCCGTACTCTATCTTCAAGAGTAGCACAGGGTGGGTGACTGGGTGGGCTGTGATCGAGCCATATCACTGACGATTTGATCATTGATGGGTAATTGCTGGTTCAGAGGAAGTTCTTACGGCCACAAAATATCCTCAAATGCCAAAGCAGGTCAGTTTCTTTATAATCAATTATCTCTTTTCCTCCTcctattgatttattgatttCTAAAGAATCCTTCAAATGGCCTTGTTTCTTCAACGTTTCTCTTTTAGCTCTACAGTGATTCTTGAATGCCATCCCCCAATCTTCTCTTTTCCATTTTAGATTCTCAGAAGAATTCCGATCCTTCAGTTAAAACAGAGGAAAAAGAAGGAAGTCAAAAATTGCCTTCCAACCCTGAGGAAGTCGAGGACTTGAGAGGGGATACTGCAACAAACCATCTCATAGCGTTCACTTTTGATGAACTCAAGATCATCACAGGAAACTTTCGGCTGGACTATATATTAGGCGAAGGCGGATTCGGAAGCGTTTACAAGGGATTCATCAATCAAGATCTCAGAGAGGGGCTTCAACCTCTTCAAGTTGCAGTGAAGGTCCATGATGCTGATAATAATAGTTCACAGGGCCACAGAGAGTGGCTGGTACACTACATCCTATCTCAA from Zingiber officinale cultivar Zhangliang chromosome 5B, Zo_v1.1, whole genome shotgun sequence encodes the following:
- the LOC121983828 gene encoding beta-glucosidase BoGH3B-like translates to MESMLRKLLLLLTISIYWATAAAAAAAEGYVKYRDPTQPLGARIKDLLRRMTLAEKIGQMSQIDRQVATPEVIQNNFIGSVLTGGNSVPQPHASAWEWAAMVNDMQKAALSTRLGIPIIYGIDAVHGHNNVYGSTLFPHNVGLGATRDPELVKRIGAATALEVRATGIPYVFGPCIAVCRDPRWGRCYESYSEDPKLVQQMTEIVSGLQGDIPPNSRKGVPFVAGKRNVAACAKHYVGDGGTHDGINENDTIIRRHGLLSIHMPPYDSAIIKGVSTVMVSYSSWNGVKMHANRYLITEFLKHTLRFRGFVISDFQGIDKITTPPGANYTYSVEAGIQAGIDMVMIALDYQDFISNLTYLVEKNVIPVSRIDDAVKRILRVKFTVGLFENPFSDPSLADQLGSKEHRELAREAVRKSLVLLKNGKAANEPLLPLPKKASKILVAGSHADNLGYQCGGWTLTGQGLSGNNITIGTPILNAIQSTVDPSTQIIYSETPDPEFVKNGTFEYAIVAIGEYPYAETYGDNLNLTIPAPGVSVIQNVCSSVKCVVLLISGRPLVIEPYVEQIDALVAAWLPGTEGQGVADVLFGDYGFSGKLPRTWFRSVDQLPMNVGDQHYDPLFPYGFGLTTEPANAKK